One genomic segment of Paenibacillus xylanexedens includes these proteins:
- a CDS encoding sensor histidine kinase, translating to MINLDQFTLIVLIFIIAPIVGAIALLILFFFEKQLDLLRMQKKQIELEKEFQKSLYVQLSQQIQPHFMFNTLNVILSLARLRRTEQVVGALEVFSKFLKFKYNTDEPMIRLEEEIRYTGHYLEIQHLRFGERLRLVTEYDENVLDAYIPPFVLQTIVENAFKHGLEPKMGPVELTIRCLRSRQQVLLTVIDNGVGLKPISSAEMIQGHGLENIRKRLHIFFGEESSLSLSAGPQEGAVVEVRWPYTQEEILKAH from the coding sequence ATGATTAATCTTGATCAATTTACCCTCATCGTCCTAATATTCATAATCGCTCCCATTGTGGGGGCGATTGCTCTATTGATTTTGTTTTTTTTCGAGAAACAGCTGGACTTGCTTCGGATGCAAAAAAAACAGATCGAGTTGGAGAAAGAGTTCCAAAAATCACTGTATGTACAGCTCAGTCAACAGATCCAGCCTCACTTTATGTTTAACACCCTCAACGTCATTCTCAGTCTCGCCAGACTACGTCGTACCGAACAGGTTGTCGGTGCACTTGAGGTTTTCTCCAAATTCCTCAAATTCAAGTACAATACCGATGAGCCCATGATTCGTCTGGAAGAAGAGATTCGTTATACCGGTCATTATCTGGAGATTCAGCATCTGCGGTTTGGTGAACGCTTGCGACTTGTCACGGAATACGATGAGAATGTGCTTGATGCTTATATCCCTCCCTTTGTGCTTCAAACCATTGTAGAAAATGCGTTCAAACATGGACTTGAACCAAAAATGGGCCCTGTCGAGTTAACCATCCGTTGTCTTCGAAGTCGACAGCAAGTGTTGCTAACCGTAATCGATAATGGTGTGGGTCTCAAACCAATATCCTCAGCTGAAATGATTCAAGGACATGGGCTGGAAAATATCAGAAAGCGACTTCATATTTTTTTTGGTGAGGAGAGTTCTCTAAGCTTATCAGCGGGACCACAAGAAGGAGCTGTCGTTGAGGTCCGTTGGCCCTATACCCAAGAAGAGATATTGAAAGCTCATTAA
- a CDS encoding ABC transporter ATP-binding protein yields MESSALSSSDVLADIRHLKQYFPIRGGLLGRVVHHVKAVDDISFQIHAGETLSIVGESGCGKSTTGRSILRLDDPTSGEIYFQGKNILELNKAELKRMRKDMQIIFQDPFASLNPRQTVRQILKEALEIQKVVPRGKQDERIRELMDNVGLRPEHIDRLPHEFSGGQRQRIGIARALALEPRLIICDEAVSALDVSIQAQIINLLKKLQKQHQLTYLFISHDLGVVRHISDRVIVMYLGTIVEIADKKSLFDRPQHPYTRALLSSIPSTKRNQPKERVQLTGDIPSPIHPPSGCRFHTRCPFAVDRCSSEVPELRTIHEGHQAACHLIS; encoded by the coding sequence ATGGAATCTTCGGCACTTTCGAGTTCTGATGTCCTTGCTGATATCAGGCATTTGAAACAATACTTTCCGATTCGAGGAGGCCTGCTTGGCAGAGTGGTTCACCATGTCAAAGCTGTGGATGACATCAGCTTTCAGATTCATGCAGGTGAAACGCTCAGCATTGTAGGGGAGTCGGGTTGTGGCAAATCAACGACGGGCCGTTCCATCCTGCGACTCGATGATCCAACGAGTGGAGAGATATATTTTCAGGGTAAGAACATTCTAGAGTTAAATAAAGCTGAGTTAAAGCGAATGCGCAAGGATATGCAGATTATTTTTCAAGACCCCTTCGCCTCTTTAAACCCACGCCAGACCGTACGACAGATTTTGAAGGAAGCACTGGAGATCCAGAAAGTAGTCCCTCGCGGCAAACAGGATGAACGCATCCGTGAACTGATGGACAATGTTGGTTTGCGTCCGGAGCATATTGATCGTTTGCCTCATGAATTTAGTGGTGGGCAGCGCCAACGGATTGGTATCGCTCGAGCACTTGCCCTGGAGCCCCGATTGATTATCTGTGACGAAGCCGTCTCTGCACTGGATGTATCCATCCAGGCTCAGATTATTAATTTGCTCAAAAAACTTCAGAAACAACATCAACTGACCTACCTGTTTATTTCCCATGATCTTGGTGTGGTCCGTCACATCTCTGATCGTGTGATCGTGATGTACTTGGGCACAATCGTCGAGATCGCTGATAAAAAATCGCTGTTTGATCGCCCGCAACATCCGTATACACGCGCACTGCTGAGTTCCATTCCATCGACGAAACGTAATCAGCCCAAAGAACGTGTTCAGTTAACCGGTGATATCCCTTCTCCCATCCACCCACCTAGTGGATGCCGGTTTCATACACGTTGTCCATTTGCAGTTGATCGCTGCTCTTCTGAAGTTCCCGAACTGCGCACCATTCATGAGGGACATCAGGCTGCCTGCCATCTTATTTCCTAA
- a CDS encoding response regulator transcription factor: MNVLLVDDEPLELEQLEFLIQPQFPFWRLYKAADGTQATSIGQEVQIQLALLDINLPGKSGLLVAEDLRRLHPEIHIIMISAHHNFQYARQSIKLKVMDYITKPVIEQELLEVLHEFDHNASPAVQSKVIQEALQIMQKQFSGKINLSGLASAVHMNPTYLSRLFHEEVGISFSEYLNQLRMEYAKQLLHRHSDLNIADVAERCGFNSQHYFCTQFHKHVGMPPKKFREKRN, translated from the coding sequence ATGAATGTATTGCTGGTTGATGACGAGCCTCTGGAACTGGAGCAGCTGGAATTTCTAATTCAGCCTCAATTTCCTTTCTGGCGTCTCTACAAAGCTGCCGATGGAACACAAGCCACATCGATTGGACAAGAAGTACAGATTCAACTCGCCCTGCTCGATATCAATCTCCCTGGCAAATCCGGTCTGCTCGTTGCCGAGGACCTGCGCCGTCTTCACCCCGAAATTCATATTATCATGATCTCTGCACACCACAACTTTCAATACGCTCGTCAATCAATCAAGCTGAAAGTTATGGATTACATCACCAAGCCCGTCATTGAACAGGAATTGCTCGAAGTACTGCATGAGTTTGATCATAATGCCTCGCCAGCCGTGCAGTCCAAAGTCATTCAGGAAGCACTCCAGATTATGCAAAAACAGTTTTCAGGAAAAATCAATCTCTCCGGGCTCGCCTCAGCTGTTCACATGAATCCAACCTATCTGAGCCGACTCTTCCATGAAGAAGTAGGCATCTCTTTCTCTGAATATCTGAATCAATTGCGAATGGAGTACGCCAAACAGCTCCTTCACCGTCATTCAGATTTGAATATTGCTGACGTTGCTGAGCGGTGTGGCTTTAACAGCCAGCACTACTTCTGCACACAATTCCATAAACATGTGGGGATGCCACCCAAAAAGTTCCGTGAGAAGAGGAATTAA
- a CDS encoding transposase, translating into MAKKGQTFQTYTEEFKLNAVRSYVEGSSSYKVVAEREGIRNCSQLKVWVKKWKNGEAFDERKNSVPNPLKGRPRKAFGSVEEERDYLQAQVDYLKKRYPNLVKEKR; encoded by the coding sequence ATGGCGAAAAAAGGGCAAACATTTCAGACATATACGGAAGAATTCAAATTGAATGCAGTTAGATCCTATGTCGAAGGTTCTTCAAGTTACAAGGTGGTTGCTGAGCGCGAGGGGATTCGAAACTGTTCACAACTGAAGGTGTGGGTGAAAAAGTGGAAAAACGGGGAAGCGTTCGATGAGCGAAAAAACAGTGTGCCCAATCCACTGAAGGGACGTCCCCGTAAAGCCTTTGGCAGCGTGGAGGAAGAACGAGACTATCTTCAAGCACAGGTGGATTATTTAAAAAAGCGGTATCCAAATCTAGTAAAGGAGAAGCGCTGA
- a CDS encoding ABC transporter ATP-binding protein, which produces MVTQEKLLEVQGLQTYFFTDEGISKAVDGIDFSVHRGETLGLVGESGCGKSMTSLSIMQLLSRPGRTVGGQILFKNEDLLTKSEEQMRCIRGKEISMIFQEPMTSLNPVYTVGEQVAEVFRLHENLGRKEAWAKAVELLRMVGIPSPEERAHQEPFRLSGGMRQRVMIAMAMACQPDLLIADEPTTALDVTVQSQILDLMKQLQQRMGMSIILITHDLGVVAETCDRVAVLYAGQIVEYASVDSIFDNPKHPYTQGLLQSLPRIDEDQDELLAIPGTVPSPYDLPSGCRFAPRCAFRKDICSMAQPELLKSSDEESVRCWMYDDQWSDCYVSGQPHISNQEGSKVI; this is translated from the coding sequence ATGGTAACGCAGGAGAAGTTGCTGGAAGTACAAGGACTGCAAACATACTTTTTTACGGACGAAGGAATTAGCAAAGCCGTTGATGGCATTGATTTCAGTGTACATCGCGGAGAAACACTAGGTCTGGTTGGAGAATCCGGTTGTGGAAAAAGCATGACATCTCTCTCCATCATGCAGCTTCTAAGTCGGCCGGGCCGAACGGTCGGAGGTCAGATTTTGTTCAAGAATGAGGATCTGCTGACCAAGTCTGAAGAACAGATGCGGTGCATTCGCGGCAAAGAGATATCCATGATTTTTCAAGAACCAATGACCTCGCTGAACCCTGTTTATACAGTCGGAGAACAAGTTGCTGAGGTGTTCAGGCTGCATGAGAACCTGGGACGGAAGGAAGCTTGGGCAAAGGCTGTTGAACTGTTGCGCATGGTAGGAATACCTTCCCCTGAAGAACGCGCGCATCAGGAACCCTTCCGACTTAGTGGCGGCATGCGTCAACGCGTCATGATTGCAATGGCTATGGCTTGTCAACCTGATCTGTTAATCGCAGACGAACCCACGACAGCGCTCGATGTAACTGTACAATCTCAGATTCTTGATCTGATGAAGCAACTCCAGCAGCGTATGGGCATGTCCATCATCCTGATCACACATGATTTGGGTGTTGTTGCAGAAACCTGTGACCGCGTGGCTGTTCTATATGCAGGACAGATTGTTGAATACGCCTCTGTGGATTCCATATTTGATAACCCCAAACATCCATACACCCAGGGACTGCTTCAGTCACTGCCAAGGATCGATGAGGACCAGGACGAGTTGTTAGCCATCCCGGGAACTGTTCCGAGTCCTTATGATCTGCCTTCAGGGTGCCGATTCGCCCCCAGATGTGCTTTCCGCAAAGATATCTGTTCTATGGCGCAGCCTGAGCTGTTGAAAAGTTCTGATGAAGAATCGGTACGCTGTTGGATGTATGACGATCAATGGAGTGACTGTTATGTAAGCGGCCAACCGCACATCTCGAATCAGGAAGGGAGCAAAGTGATATGA
- a CDS encoding IS3 family transposase, producing the protein MDELRCSHDITRLLSITGIPRSSYYKWRATQPQRDARQDRDREIKEHMMAIHFENREFGYPRMTTALWESGLNVNHKKVYRIMRELSIQSVIRKKRKKSSYTPSVIYPNRLKRQFHATAPQQKMVTDITYISDGNSFVYLSVIQDLFNNEIVAWQLSKRNDVQLVLDTVEQWTQKRDVSEAVLHSDQGFQYTSQAYNTRLEAFGIKGSHSRKATCLDNACIESFFSHLKTEKLYLNQCNSEVEIRQAVEDYMYNYNYRRFQAKLKQRAPIEYRCALAA; encoded by the coding sequence ATAGATGAATTGCGCTGCTCGCATGACATTACACGCCTATTATCGATTACAGGAATACCCCGTTCCAGTTACTACAAATGGCGAGCAACACAGCCGCAGCGAGATGCAAGACAAGACCGTGACCGTGAGATCAAAGAACACATGATGGCTATTCATTTTGAAAACCGAGAGTTTGGTTATCCTCGTATGACAACGGCGCTCTGGGAGTCTGGCCTGAACGTGAATCACAAGAAAGTATATCGAATCATGCGGGAACTATCGATCCAATCAGTGATTCGCAAGAAGCGGAAGAAGTCCAGCTATACGCCATCTGTGATCTATCCGAATCGCCTAAAGCGCCAATTTCATGCTACAGCACCCCAGCAAAAAATGGTGACGGATATTACCTATATTTCGGATGGGAATTCATTCGTTTACCTGTCCGTGATTCAAGACTTGTTCAACAACGAGATTGTAGCTTGGCAGTTATCTAAACGGAACGATGTTCAGCTCGTATTGGATACGGTGGAACAATGGACACAAAAAAGAGACGTTTCAGAAGCCGTGCTCCATTCGGATCAGGGCTTCCAATATACGTCTCAGGCGTACAACACACGATTAGAAGCATTCGGCATTAAGGGCAGCCACTCTCGCAAAGCAACCTGCCTGGATAACGCATGCATCGAATCCTTCTTTTCGCATCTCAAGACAGAGAAGCTGTACCTTAATCAGTGTAATTCAGAAGTAGAGATTCGACAAGCCGTGGAAGATTATATGTACAATTACAATTACCGACGTTTTCAAGCCAAACTCAAACAGCGCGCACCGATTGAATATCGATGCGCGCTGGCAGCATAG